A window of the Sediminispirochaeta bajacaliforniensis DSM 16054 genome harbors these coding sequences:
- the era gene encoding GTPase Era, whose amino-acid sequence MAMKSAWITLIGRPSVGKSTLVNRLCGRKISIVAASPQTTRSTVRGILTEERGQLVFADTPGYHISDKKLNRYLKTATEAALVECELVLYIIDATRSAGQEEREIAGLLAPLAEKVVVAVNKSDLPEASILAAEQAAAAAFPGRPIFTISAETGEGTEELLNTLFDLSPEGELLYPEEFYTDQDPEFRVTEIIREQVIGRLRQELPHAVYVAVEDMESDGKGEKLWIRAVIYVERESQKGIVVGKGGSGIAAIRKASQAEIARLFPYRIHLDLRVKSDPKWRSRDQLLKRMTGN is encoded by the coding sequence ATGGCAATGAAATCAGCATGGATAACCCTTATCGGTCGCCCCTCGGTGGGGAAATCGACCCTGGTCAATCGCCTTTGCGGTAGAAAAATTTCCATCGTGGCAGCCTCTCCCCAAACTACAAGGAGTACCGTCAGGGGAATCCTTACCGAAGAACGGGGACAGTTGGTGTTCGCCGATACCCCGGGCTACCACATCTCGGATAAGAAACTGAATCGTTACCTAAAAACGGCGACCGAAGCAGCCCTGGTAGAGTGTGAATTAGTTCTCTATATCATCGATGCCACAAGGTCGGCGGGACAGGAAGAACGGGAGATAGCAGGGCTTCTCGCTCCCCTGGCCGAAAAAGTCGTGGTTGCGGTCAACAAAAGTGATCTTCCCGAAGCCTCTATCCTTGCTGCCGAACAAGCAGCCGCCGCAGCGTTTCCCGGTCGGCCGATTTTCACCATATCCGCCGAAACAGGCGAGGGAACCGAAGAGCTCCTGAACACCCTCTTTGACCTCTCTCCCGAAGGAGAACTCCTCTATCCCGAGGAGTTCTACACCGATCAGGATCCGGAATTCCGTGTCACCGAGATCATTAGAGAACAGGTAATCGGGAGGCTGCGGCAGGAACTGCCCCATGCCGTCTACGTTGCCGTCGAAGACATGGAAAGCGACGGGAAGGGTGAAAAACTCTGGATCAGAGCCGTTATTTATGTCGAAAGGGAGAGCCAGAAGGGAATCGTCGTAGGAAAGGGCGGAAGCGGCATCGCCGCCATACGGAAAGCATCCCAGGCTGAGATCGCCCGCCTCTTCCCCTATCGCATCCACCTCGACCTGCGGGTCAAAAGTGATCCCAAGTGGCGTAGTCGGGATCAGCTTTTGAAACGCATGACCGGCAATTAG